AAAAGTACTGAGTTCAGCGACTCCACCGGGAACGAGGTTGTCATAACGAAGACCGTCATAGCCGTTAATATCGTAATACCCCATCATCATACCGGCAGAAGTTGGTGAACAACCGTACCACCAGTCATAAGCCGGGACATTTGAAAGAACGGCTCCATCAACACGACCGGCGATGGATGATGTGCTGGCAAATAATGCTACGGAGAGATAAACCCTTTGAGCAAAAGTAGCTGCTGAAAAATAACGGCTTCGCATAACGAATTCTTATTTATAGAAATTATCTATTTAACGCAATTACATTCGCAAAACATTACTTTAATAAAGTATAAATTAAACAATTATATCACTCTCAACAAAGAATATGCAAATTATTCCGGAAATGACAAATGAGTCATCTGAAAACACTTTGCCATAATTTAAGCTTCCAGAAAACAATGTTTTTTAAAATTTATGGCTCTTCGCAGAATTTAATGGTCTGGTAGTAAAAATGAGTGGCTTGGTGTAATTTATCCAAGAACGCCAAAACACTAACCCCAACGTATGCCGAGCCTCATTACCCATTACCAGCAGTTATTAGGATTACCAGAAACATGGAAGGTGTCGGATGTCCGGCTGTCGATGTCCGGCCCCCGGATAGAAATCCATCTGGAGTATATCGGATCCAAAGTCGAATGCCCTGAATGCGGCAAGGCCGGACGAATTTATGACCTGGCGCCAGAACAACGGTGGCGGCATCTGGATACCATGGAGTACGAGACGCATCTGATAGCCAGGGTGCCTCGGTGTGAGTGCAAAGAGCACAGGATCAAGACAATTAAAGTTCCGTGGGCAACGCGCTATTCGCGCTACACCCTGAAGTTTGAAGCGCTTGCTGTCGAGTTGCTTCAGGAGTGTTCAAGCATTCAGTCGGCATCGAGGCTCTTGCGATTGAACTGGCATGCAACCAACGAGATCATGAACCGTGCGGTTAAGCGAGGCCTGAGCCGCCGGAATAAGGAGGCGATTGCTCATCTTGGTCTTGATGAAAAGAGCTTCCGGGCAGGCCATCAGTATGTGACGATCCTGAACGACCTGAAAGGTGGCCGGGTACTTGAGGTGGTCCAGAGCCGAACGACCGATGGAGCAGAAGCGCTACTCCTCAGCTTTGAAGCATCGCAACGCCAGGGTGTGAAATCGATCTCGATGGATATGTGGAAACCCTTCGCGATTGCTGCCAAAAAGCATCTGCCGCAGGCCGATATTGTGCATGACCGTTTCCATATCAGCAAATATCTGAACGAGGCGGTCGACACGGTTCGTCGCCAAGAGTCCCGTCAACTTCATCATGCAGGGGACAGGACTCTGATTGGCTCGAAATTCACCTGGCTGCGCAATCCGGAGAACATGACGGAAAGCCAGCGGACAAGCTTTGATCAATTGATGGCCTGTGAGCTGAAAACCGGAAAAGCCTGGTCGATGAAAAACATGTTTCGGGAGTTCTGGCGGCTGGGTTGTCGAGAGAGTGCAAGCTTCTTTTTCGATTACTGGTCTGAACGCGTTGACCAGTTAGCGTTGAAACCCATGATCAAGGTCAAAGAGCTGCTGAAGCGGCATCTCGACAACATCCTGAACTATTTCGAGCACGAAATGACCAACGCAGTTTCCGAAGGTCTGAATAGCAAGATCCAGTTGTACAAAGCATCGGCCCGTGGGTTCCACAGCTTTCACAGCTACCGCATAAGGATTTTGTTTTACTGTGGAAAGCTCAACATGGCTATTACCGGTTGAGTAATTGATGACGAGCGCTACCATTAAATCTTACGAAGAACCAAAAACAAAGAGTTCTTGATTCTTCTCCCGACAAGTCTGGATCAGCATGACGTCCGGACAAGCTCATGGTCAAACCAGCGCCGACACCGTGAATGGCCGGATTGACAATCCTTGACGAAAGTCATGGCAGACGGCGCTTGCGCTCGTTCACCGGCAGGCTGAAATCTGCATGGAAACGCTGTCTTGGCGAAAAATGAAGAGGCGCGTCACGGATATTACGTGACAATTTCTGGCAGTTTGCCTGGACGAAAAGCCTCACGGATGGTTCGCCAGCCCGCGCATCGGGAAGTTTGCCGGACGGCGCAAAGTTTTCGTGCGGGGCGTTGCGTTGTTTTATTGACGGGATATGGCGTATGTTTCCGTGACAACAGATTCCGAACTACTGAAAACTTAACTCTACGCAGCACCATGAAAAGCTTTGCAGCGGCCATTCGCAACGGGGAGACGGGGTTCGCCGTCCATAATTCCGTGTTTCTTCCATTTCACTGCGAAATAATCAGTATCTGGATCGGCAAGGAGATGTCGCTGCTCTCGGTGCCGGATGAGATCACCGATCTTCTCGATGGCGAAGTGATCGGTATCAGGGAGGGGGAGTCCTACACCAACCTCGTGTTCAGGAAATGGGGCGACCTTTCGAGGGAGCTGGGCAATCACAAAGGGCATATCATTCTGCAGGCGGTTGAAAAAGGGGATGACCTGTTCAAAAGAGAAAATCGCCATTACATCAGGATGGGCTTTCACGACCATGACAAGGAGCTTTCGTTCGAGATCGTCAACGATCCGTTCGAGTTGTAGGCGGGTTCGCGGAAGCGTTCAGGCGCTTCCGGGCGTTTGCTTCTGTTCCGGGATGTCATTCAGGCCCGGCTTTGATCAACTATCCGGTCTGTCATGCTCAAATCTTTGCTGCGTATTTTCAGCCTGCGCCAGGACGCGGAGGCATTCGATGCCGTCCACAACGCCGTCGAGGCGGACATCGTGTTTCGCGGCGCGCGCATCTGGGTGCTGATTTCAGCCATCATCCTCGCCTCGGTCGGCCTGAACATGAACTCCACGGCGGTCATCATCGGCGCGATGCTGATTTCGCCCCTCATGGGGCCGATCAACGGCATGGGCTACAGCCTGGCCACCTACGATTTTCCGCTGCTCCGGCGATCGTTCAAGAACTTCTCGTTCGCGGTGGCGTCGAGCCTGGTCGCCTCGACCCTCTATTTCGCCATCACGCCGCTTTCCAGCGCCCACTCCGAGTTACTGGCGCGCACGAGCCCAACGATCTACGACGTGCTGATCGCGCTTTTCGGTGGTCTGGCGGGTTCGATTTCGCTCACAACGAAGCTCAAGGGCAACGTGGTGCCGGGCGTGGCCATCGCCACGGCGCTCATGCCGCCGCTCTGTACGGCGGGCTACGGCGTGGCGACCGGTCAGTTCAGCTTCTTTTTCGGAGCGCTCTACCTGTTCACGATCAACAGCGTTTTTATCGCTCTGGCCAACGCTGGCTTCGCGCGGGTGATGCGCATTCCGCTGCGTACGACGCTCGATGAGGAGAAGCGTGCCCGCATCAATCACATGATCACGGCGGTGATTCTCGTCACGCTGATTCCGAGCGTCTATTTTGGCTACGTGCTTGTCAGGAAAGAGCGTTTTATCGACACGGCCACGCGCTTTGCACGCACCGTGAGTCTTTTCAAAGGTGATTTTCTGCTTCGATACGAGATCGATGGCGACGCTCGCGCGATTACGCTGGTCTATGGCGGCCATCCGCTGACCGGCGATGACAAGGCGGAGCTGAACCGGCGGGCCGAGGCGTTCGGGCTTGAAAACGCGACGCTTAAGTTCCAGCAGGGGCTGGTGATCACCAACGGCGAGGAGTATCTCGACAAACTGAACCAGATGGCGGAGACGGATCGCCAGAAGCTCGAAATCGCCCGGCTCAACGCTGCGTTGCAAGCGAACATTCGCCAGCAGGACAGCCTGCGACAGGTCAGTTATACCGGCCTGAAGCTGCTCAGAGAGCTCAAGCCGCTTTTCCCGCATATCACGAGCTGCCTCTACGCCGAACCCTGGCTCTTTTCGGACAGCACGGGAGCCAAGCCCCGGCAAAGGAGCTACGTGCTTCTCTCGGCGTTAAAACCCGTCAACCGGGCTGACCGCGCGAAAGTGGAGCGCTGGCTCAAAGCGAGGTTGCAGAACGACAGCCTCCGCGTGGTGTTTGAGGGGAACGGGGAGCAGTGATGATTTTTTTACCGACCAGTTGAGTTTTTGGTCGTCTTTGAAGAATTAGCAAAACACGCTTTCCGTTTTTCTGTCTTCTTGCGAAATGCAACAGTCTAATTGACTGCCTTAGTGTAGGTGAGGAAGTCAATTAGACTGTTGTATGTTAAGTCTGGGTGAACATCGGAATTCAATTTTACCGAGTCGCTAAAACGACGTGTGGAATCTTTTGCTCGTTGGGGCTGATAGTTTGAGCAAATCGAAATTTTGGCGCAGGGATGTCGTCAGAAAATTTACGAAATACTGTGTTATAGAAATTGCGAAGTATGAAACCACCAAAGGCAAGAGGGCTAACAGGAGAACATACAGGAATCCTACAATTTTTGTATTGACCAAGTGTCAAATGAGAATATGGATGATCCACATCAACGTAGCGTGCCTCGTCAGCATTGAAATCAAAGCGTATTGGAAAGGGGACGATATTTCGTTCAACAATATCCGCATAAATGTCGTCTGAAAGGTAAATCTCTGGCTCGTTCTGAAATTGCTCTAAATCAGGCGATGGAAAATAGCCGAGATTATGTTCAACCAATTTTCCCGCCTCAAATCGATATCGAAGACAAACCAAAGCACCATCGAGAAGCTTCATATTGAAGCAATTCGCATCAGATAGCGTACTGTAAATATCTCGATACGAGACATTCCTTAATGCAACTGTGAGCGCACCTGCGTTCTTAACAGTGATCTCGAAATTGGATTTTGGATCGCCATGAGTTGAGGGGAAGTTCTGCTCGTTTGATAGACTCAGGCCAACTAAGTTGGCGGTAAGTGCCTCGATCTCAGAAAGTGTGTCAGTTGCTCTCATGGGATTGGTCTCACTTTCTTATGCTGTTCAAGAAATTCTGTAGTTTCTTGACGGTATCTTCCGGGTAATCCTCAATAAACGTTTCCCCCGATTCAAGGGACTCAAGCAAGTCCTGCAATGTATGTTGTTTCTGATCAAGTCGCTCTTTTTCAGTTCTTGACATGTCCCGATTGACGATAGTCATTTTTTGACGTTGACCCTCGGTCGGATAATCAAATGAGAGCTTAAAACCCGAAGCTTTAACACTTTCAAATTCTTCTTTTAATGCCACCATATTAGGACCAACTCCTAATACGCGGACCCAAGCTTTACTACGGGTGATCGCGGTGAAAAGGCGATTGCGAACACGGGCAAGATCACGTGGCAGAATAGCTGAAAAACAGTCTTGCGCATTAATGATGTAAACCATTCCAGCTTCATTACCCTTAGCCCGAAAAATACCAGTGAATGTTACAGTCCCTGGTTCTGAAAAGATGTCTGCCGAGTTTGTCACACCAGCAAGATTGGAGTTGACCCCTTTCTGCAAGAGCGCTCGTCGCGCAGAGCCAACAGCCTCCTTGGTCGTTAATGGATTTGGATTAATGACGATAATGTCATCCGGTAGTAACTCATCCTTGGTAAGGTTCTCAAGGACACACTCAACTAACCGGTCAATTTGAGCCTCATTTGAGTCAAAAACCTCGAAAGAAATCAGATCATCAATTGAGGAATGCTTTTCTAAAAAATCAGGGCTAGATTCCGAAGTTCTCTCAAGAGTAACCCTCTTCCCATCAACAAGTTCCCCTTTTGTTACTGAGTAGCCCACATCAAGCCAGAGATGACTGTTTTCGAAAATCTGAACTAATCCTTTTTGGCGATAGATTCCAAAGCCCAATGCATGCGCCGTTGTCAACACCGGGCGAGAGTTGCGATAACAAGTATCAAGAACAATGTCCTGTTTCGGTTTGCCTGGCTCTTTTGGATACAGAATCACACGGGGTGTTCCATCAGATTTTTTACCAAAGATATCCTCCATTGGAGGGAGTGAACGCATACCGAGATTCTGGAGCTCGTCATATGCGTAAACAAGGCGTTTTGGTTCTTTTAAAAGTTCATAACAAAGCAGCAAAAAGTTAGGAGCGAAATCTTGGGCTTCATCGACGAAAATCGCATCATACTTTGGGATAAATTGCTTAGCACTCTCCAGAGCAATGTCGCATGCGTCTTCAAACTCCTTATTTCTAGAGAACTTCGCAAGGGCACTCCGATAGTCGAAATACTCGACACCATGGTCTCTGCAGAACTCGAAATAAATTCCTGCCCTTTCTTGTCCGCCTGGTGCTCCCCAAGCATTTAGAATTCTAACCTTATCCCAATCAGGTTCAGCATTAGCCTGTTCCAGTACAAATGTTGTGATCAGTGTCTCAAACTGTTTTTTGAGAGAACGTGTATGAAAAGTGACCGCAATGTCCCAATCAGGGTGCCTGGCGTGCAAATAGGCGACTTTCAGTGCTAAAACGATTGTTTTTCCAGAGCCAGCCAGCCCTCGAATCCGTTGAACGCCCTCGAATGTTTCAACAACCGCAGCACTTTGCTGCATATCAAGGTTTGCAATTGAGTCTTCGAGTGCTTTGATTTTAGTTCCTTTGGAATTGGGATCTTTGATGTCACGTCTGCGACGACCACGGCGAAGGGTTGAAATGGCCTGAATAACCGCAACCAGCCGAACAAAAATGTCGTCATCTTGGTCATCCAAGGTATTGATTGTAGCAATCAGATTATGTGTGTTGCAAAGAGGATAGTCTTCAGTTGAGTAGGACTCAAGATTTGCCACAGCTGGCGCAAATGTCACAGTGTGGATATTGACTCTGAGTTTTCGTTTCCGAATAAGTGTTTGGTGCTGAAGGAGTTTTGCCTGCATTTTATTGAATGCCTCGTCCTGCCCATTTGCATATTCACCAATTTCTCTACCTTCAATCAGGTTGAACAAGATTAACCCTTTCTGTGGCGATACCAAGAGGGCGTCAATTGGAAATGATCCATCGGGTGTTCCTATGATCGGATATCCGATGTATAGCGTCCCTTCAAGTTCATGCTCAGAAGAGATTGTTAGTGCCAACTGCTTGCTGGATACAGGTTTTACGGTGCTACCCCAAACGGTATTGATCATAATTATATCCTGTTGCTGATAACTGTTTCAATCGGTCACATCAAAATCGAAAGACGCTACGTTTTTTTTTGCGTTTCAGTTTTGACCGCTTTAATGCGAGCTTACGATCATGAACTTTGACGTGGTTTATCCTTTTTTTATGCTCGATCTAATGAGGTTTTGGTTCATGTAACTCTCTCAGATTGCTTTGGCTCTTTGCTCGTGCCACTATTGACTATGCAAATGTAAGTATACGCATATGTTTTTCAGCATTCCTGCGTACAAAAATATGCGAAGACGGAAATTGGCTGGCTTAACGGGACGCCTTTGAAAAGCCGCCCCGCTTTGCCTGACTCAGGGCTTGGGGCGCAGTGGCGTGAGGGTATTTTCCATCACCTCCCCCAGCAGCCGGTACGCATCCAGCGTCGCCCCGGCTTGCAGGTCAGCGGTGAATTGTGGCGTCCAGCGGCTCATGTGCTGTTGCGTGAAGCGTTCCGAGGCTTTGCGGGCGTCTGCGCTCACAGCGTTGTCGAGCGACTCGGCGGAGGCGAGGAAGGCGAGGAATTCGAGTTCGGTGGCGAGGTGGTCGATGAGGCCCGGCTCGACCGACATCTCCCATTCGGCGTAGGCGGCCTGCACTGCGACGGTGGACTCTCCATGCATCCGTTTTTCGAGGTAGACCGACTCGTAGGGCGGGCAAACGGTGCGCGGGTAGCCGTTGAGGAAGAGGCGCGTGTATTCGGCTTGCAACGTCTCGGCATCCTCCCGCTCGAAGGCGGCGACGAGGGCGAGCAGTTCGTCGCGATTTGCCTCGATCTTTTCGAGCGCCTCGCGCAGGGCGGGGATGAACGCTTCGTTCGGGTAGGCGAGGCAGCGGCTGAGGAATTTGTAGCGGAGCGCTTTCTGGAGTGGCGTGGTCATGATTGGTCAAACGATGGACGCCCGGTTCTCCGTCAGTTGTCGGAACGCCGGGCGTCGAAATTGAAGGATCGGGCGGTTTACCAGGGGTACTGGAACATGCCCGCCTTGAGCACGTAGATACGCAAGAGGTAACCGCCGACGAGCACGAGGGCGCTGGCCAGGAGGATCGGCATTGTGGACTTTTTTCCCTCCGAATGGCCGCTGAAGAAGATGCCCCAGGTTTCGATGGCGAGCGGCACGAGCAGACCGGCGACGAAGAAGCCCACGATGAAGACCGGGCTGTGGAACAGGAACTCCGCCGAGGCGCGCGCGCCGGTGGGCAGGAACATCGCGAAGTTGAAGTAGGCGCCGAGGATGATCAGCTCGGTGACAATCAGGATGGCGTCGAGCTGTTCGAGCTTGGCGGAGATGGCATGCGCCCCCGGATTGCTTGACAGCATCGAGAGCAGCAGCAGAAACGCTGCGCCTGTCGAGAATCCCGAGATCACGAAGAGCAGCGGCAATGCGGGCGTGTTCCAGAAGTTGATCGCCGGAGCCGCCGAAATCAACAGGCCCGTGTAGATCGCCACGAGGAATCCTGCTGCCGAGCCGCCGAGGGCGACCAGCTTGTTGAAGCGTTCGAGCAGGCCGAGGATCGGCTGCGGGATTTTCTGAATGATCGGCTGAAGCATCGGCCACTCTTCGAGCAGCGGAATCACGTAGGCGATGGCTGCGATGAAGTAGAAGTTGATGAAGACGACGCCCCAGAATATCCACGAGCGCGGATTGGTCAGGGCGTAGATCGCTTTCAGCGGCTGGAGCATGTCGGCGAGCAGGAACACAGTGCCGATGACCAGAAACGCTATCGACGACATGACGGCGATGGAAAGCATTTTGCGGTCGCACCCTTCGAAGAGGTGCAGCACTGCGCTGATGGCGAAGGTAGCGCCGCCCAGACCGCCCAGAAACAGGTAGGTTGCGATCTGCCAGTGCCATACTTCCTGATGTACAAAGGTCATAATGAGTGCCCTCCTTTATGATGGGATGTAGAATACTTTCGGAGCGGTGCCGAGGCCCTGGTTCAGCGCCTGCGCCTTGCCGCTCGCGGCGAGCTTGTGCACCTCGCTCTTGCGGTCGTCGAGGTCGCCGAAGATGCGCGTGTGGGTCGGGCAGGTGGCGACGCAGGCCGGTTCGAGCTTTTCGGCCAGGCGCTGCACGCAGAAGGTGCACTTGTCCATGTGCGGCACTTCGTGCGTGACCAGCTTGCCGTACAGCTCGCGCTCTTTTTCGACATCTTCGTGCTCGTAGGCGTAGCGTGCGTCATAAGGGCAGGCGATGCAGCAGGCGTAGCAGCCGATGCAGCGGTCGTTGTTGACCAGCACGATGCCGTCCTTGTTCATGCTCGTCGCGCCGGTCGGGCAGGCCGAGAGGCACGGGGTGTTTTCACAGTGCATGCAGAGGCGCGGAAGCTGCACCCGGCGAACATCGGGGAAGGTTCCTGTCTCCTTGTCCTCAACATGCGTCCGGAACTTCTCGCTCCAGAAGGGGGTCTGGTTTTCGGTCGAACACGCCGCCATGCAGGCCTGACAGCCGACGCAGGTACGCATATCCATTACCATTCCATAACGGGCCATAGATAGTTACTCCTCCAGTTAACTGTTTACAGGCTTGACGCTTACGGTGAACTCCTGCGACATGAACGAGGCCGCTATCGGCTCGATGCTGTAGGGCATCAGCTCGTTCAGGGCCGTGCCCTTGCCTCCGGCGACGCTGAGCTTCTTGTTCTTGCTGCCGTAGGCCGAGGGCAGGAATACCGTGTCTTGCCGGATCATTTCGGTGGT
This genomic window from Chlorobaculum limnaeum contains:
- a CDS encoding ISL3 family transposase — its product is MPSLITHYQQLLGLPETWKVSDVRLSMSGPRIEIHLEYIGSKVECPECGKAGRIYDLAPEQRWRHLDTMEYETHLIARVPRCECKEHRIKTIKVPWATRYSRYTLKFEALAVELLQECSSIQSASRLLRLNWHATNEIMNRAVKRGLSRRNKEAIAHLGLDEKSFRAGHQYVTILNDLKGGRVLEVVQSRTTDGAEALLLSFEASQRQGVKSISMDMWKPFAIAAKKHLPQADIVHDRFHISKYLNEAVDTVRRQESRQLHHAGDRTLIGSKFTWLRNPENMTESQRTSFDQLMACELKTGKAWSMKNMFREFWRLGCRESASFFFDYWSERVDQLALKPMIKVKELLKRHLDNILNYFEHEMTNAVSEGLNSKIQLYKASARGFHSFHSYRIRILFYCGKLNMAITG
- a CDS encoding DUF389 domain-containing protein produces the protein MLKSLLRIFSLRQDAEAFDAVHNAVEADIVFRGARIWVLISAIILASVGLNMNSTAVIIGAMLISPLMGPINGMGYSLATYDFPLLRRSFKNFSFAVASSLVASTLYFAITPLSSAHSELLARTSPTIYDVLIALFGGLAGSISLTTKLKGNVVPGVAIATALMPPLCTAGYGVATGQFSFFFGALYLFTINSVFIALANAGFARVMRIPLRTTLDEEKRARINHMITAVILVTLIPSVYFGYVLVRKERFIDTATRFARTVSLFKGDFLLRYEIDGDARAITLVYGGHPLTGDDKAELNRRAEAFGLENATLKFQQGLVITNGEEYLDKLNQMAETDRQKLEIARLNAALQANIRQQDSLRQVSYTGLKLLRELKPLFPHITSCLYAEPWLFSDSTGAKPRQRSYVLLSALKPVNRADRAKVERWLKARLQNDSLRVVFEGNGEQ
- a CDS encoding DUF2290 domain-containing protein, whose product is MRATDTLSEIEALTANLVGLSLSNEQNFPSTHGDPKSNFEITVKNAGALTVALRNVSYRDIYSTLSDANCFNMKLLDGALVCLRYRFEAGKLVEHNLGYFPSPDLEQFQNEPEIYLSDDIYADIVERNIVPFPIRFDFNADEARYVDVDHPYSHLTLGQYKNCRIPVCSPVSPLAFGGFILRNFYNTVFRKFSDDIPAPKFRFAQTISPNEQKIPHVVLATR
- a CDS encoding DEAD/DEAH box helicase, with translation MINTVWGSTVKPVSSKQLALTISSEHELEGTLYIGYPIIGTPDGSFPIDALLVSPQKGLILFNLIEGREIGEYANGQDEAFNKMQAKLLQHQTLIRKRKLRVNIHTVTFAPAVANLESYSTEDYPLCNTHNLIATINTLDDQDDDIFVRLVAVIQAISTLRRGRRRRDIKDPNSKGTKIKALEDSIANLDMQQSAAVVETFEGVQRIRGLAGSGKTIVLALKVAYLHARHPDWDIAVTFHTRSLKKQFETLITTFVLEQANAEPDWDKVRILNAWGAPGGQERAGIYFEFCRDHGVEYFDYRSALAKFSRNKEFEDACDIALESAKQFIPKYDAIFVDEAQDFAPNFLLLCYELLKEPKRLVYAYDELQNLGMRSLPPMEDIFGKKSDGTPRVILYPKEPGKPKQDIVLDTCYRNSRPVLTTAHALGFGIYRQKGLVQIFENSHLWLDVGYSVTKGELVDGKRVTLERTSESSPDFLEKHSSIDDLISFEVFDSNEAQIDRLVECVLENLTKDELLPDDIIVINPNPLTTKEAVGSARRALLQKGVNSNLAGVTNSADIFSEPGTVTFTGIFRAKGNEAGMVYIINAQDCFSAILPRDLARVRNRLFTAITRSKAWVRVLGVGPNMVALKEEFESVKASGFKLSFDYPTEGQRQKMTIVNRDMSRTEKERLDQKQHTLQDLLESLESGETFIEDYPEDTVKKLQNFLNSIRK
- a CDS encoding TorD/DmsD family molecular chaperone, whose amino-acid sequence is MTTPLQKALRYKFLSRCLAYPNEAFIPALREALEKIEANRDELLALVAAFEREDAETLQAEYTRLFLNGYPRTVCPPYESVYLEKRMHGESTVAVQAAYAEWEMSVEPGLIDHLATELEFLAFLASAESLDNAVSADARKASERFTQQHMSRWTPQFTADLQAGATLDAYRLLGEVMENTLTPLRPKP
- the nrfD gene encoding NrfD/PsrC family molybdoenzyme membrane anchor subunit; this translates as MTFVHQEVWHWQIATYLFLGGLGGATFAISAVLHLFEGCDRKMLSIAVMSSIAFLVIGTVFLLADMLQPLKAIYALTNPRSWIFWGVVFINFYFIAAIAYVIPLLEEWPMLQPIIQKIPQPILGLLERFNKLVALGGSAAGFLVAIYTGLLISAAPAINFWNTPALPLLFVISGFSTGAAFLLLLSMLSSNPGAHAISAKLEQLDAILIVTELIILGAYFNFAMFLPTGARASAEFLFHSPVFIVGFFVAGLLVPLAIETWGIFFSGHSEGKKSTMPILLASALVLVGGYLLRIYVLKAGMFQYPW
- a CDS encoding 4Fe-4S dicluster domain-containing protein produces the protein MARYGMVMDMRTCVGCQACMAACSTENQTPFWSEKFRTHVEDKETGTFPDVRRVQLPRLCMHCENTPCLSACPTGATSMNKDGIVLVNNDRCIGCYACCIACPYDARYAYEHEDVEKERELYGKLVTHEVPHMDKCTFCVQRLAEKLEPACVATCPTHTRIFGDLDDRKSEVHKLAASGKAQALNQGLGTAPKVFYIPS